Proteins encoded in a region of the Flammeovirga yaeyamensis genome:
- a CDS encoding DUF1987 domain-containing protein — protein MENFHIDGSTYIPRIDFNAQTGVLELEGESYHEYTTEFFGPIFSWLEDYLEEAGKTITLNFKMSYFNTSSSRRFLEILTMLEDYQNDKGGNVTVNWYYEENDVDMLESGEEYSDDVELPFNLLPY, from the coding sequence ATGGAGAATTTCCATATTGACGGATCAACTTATATACCTAGAATCGATTTTAATGCTCAAACTGGAGTATTAGAACTTGAGGGTGAATCATATCACGAATATACGACTGAGTTTTTTGGACCAATTTTTAGTTGGTTAGAAGATTACCTTGAAGAAGCAGGAAAAACAATTACCTTAAACTTTAAAATGTCATATTTCAATACGTCATCTTCGAGACGTTTCTTAGAAATTTTGACAATGTTAGAAGATTATCAAAACGATAAGGGTGGTAACGTTACTGTGAACTGGTACTACGAAGAAAACGATGTAGATATGTTGGAAAGTGGTGAGGAATACTCTGATGATGTAGAGTTACCTTTCAACCTTC